The Bradyrhizobium sp. WBAH42 genome includes a window with the following:
- the rfbB gene encoding dTDP-glucose 4,6-dehydratase translates to MRILVTGGAGFIGSAVCRRLALQVGAAVINIDKLTYAANLTSLASIERLETYVFLQSDICDRETMDCAFADYEPDAIIHLAAESHVDRSINGPQAFVNTNVVGTYTLLEAARAYYERQPASRRKHFRFIHVSTDEVYGSLGPDDLFREDTPYRPSSPYSASKAASDHLALAWFRTYGLPVIVSNCSNNYGPYQFPEKLIPLTILNAIDRKPLPVYGDGRNIRDWLHVDDHAAGLIRLLHQGRPGEKYNFGGDAQRSNLEVVTRICDVVDRLSPGAGCRRSLITFVPDRPGHDARYAIDASKAHRELGWKPTRTFEQGLFETVGWYLKNRAWWERARSGVYDGSRLGLLAAQG, encoded by the coding sequence CGGGATTTATTGGTTCTGCGGTCTGTCGCCGTTTGGCGCTCCAGGTGGGTGCCGCAGTGATCAACATCGACAAGTTGACATACGCAGCCAACCTGACGTCGCTCGCGAGCATCGAGAGGCTGGAGACCTATGTGTTCCTGCAATCCGACATTTGCGATCGCGAGACTATGGATTGTGCGTTCGCCGACTACGAGCCGGATGCGATCATACATTTGGCCGCCGAAAGCCACGTCGACCGCTCGATTAACGGACCTCAAGCCTTCGTCAATACCAATGTGGTTGGCACCTACACGCTATTGGAGGCGGCCAGAGCCTACTACGAACGTCAACCAGCTTCGAGGCGGAAGCATTTCCGCTTCATCCACGTGTCGACGGACGAAGTCTACGGCTCATTGGGACCGGACGACTTGTTTCGAGAGGATACGCCCTACAGGCCGAGCTCGCCCTACTCGGCGAGCAAGGCCGCCTCGGACCACCTCGCGCTCGCGTGGTTTCGAACCTACGGCCTGCCCGTGATCGTGTCGAATTGCTCGAACAACTATGGGCCGTATCAGTTTCCGGAAAAGCTCATCCCGCTGACGATCCTCAATGCGATCGATCGGAAGCCTCTGCCGGTCTATGGCGACGGAAGGAATATCCGCGACTGGCTTCACGTCGATGATCATGCCGCTGGCTTGATACGACTTTTGCACCAAGGAAGGCCCGGCGAGAAGTACAATTTCGGCGGAGATGCCCAGCGATCCAACCTGGAAGTCGTCACCCGGATCTGTGACGTTGTGGATCGATTGTCTCCGGGCGCGGGGTGCAGACGTTCTCTGATTACGTTCGTGCCGGATCGTCCGGGCCATGATGCGCGCTATGCAATCGACGCATCGAAAGCACATCGCGAGCTCGGCTGGAAACCGACCAGAACCTTCGAACAGGGCCTGTTCGAAACCGTCGGATGGTATCTCAAGAACCGAGCGTGGTGGGAGCGTGCTCGCAGCGGTGTCTATGACGGCTCGCGTCTGGGTCTCCTGGCGGCCCAAGGCTGA
- the rfbA gene encoding glucose-1-phosphate thymidylyltransferase RfbA: MLKGIVLAGGSGTRLYPITRVVSKQLLPIYDKPMIYYPLSTLMLAGIREILIITTPSDRCQFERLLGDGSQWGIRLSYAEQTRPAGLADAFIVGADFIGNDRVAMVLGDNIFFGDGLSELLARAAGREEGATVFAYHVRDPERYGVVAFDEADRPVSIEEKPKRPASNWAITGLYFFDNRVVRYARRVEPSARGELEITDLQMRYLSANALHVERMGRGFAWLDTGTVESLIDAGTFVQTLEKRQGMKIACLEEVAFRLGFINRDQLLALAQPLEKSGYGKYLSEIMRLPQFVPR, from the coding sequence ATGCTGAAGGGAATCGTGCTGGCTGGCGGCAGCGGAACGCGCCTCTATCCGATCACGCGCGTGGTCAGCAAGCAGTTGCTCCCGATCTATGACAAGCCGATGATCTACTATCCGCTGTCGACGTTGATGTTGGCAGGGATCCGCGAAATTCTGATCATCACCACGCCTTCAGACCGGTGTCAGTTCGAGCGATTGCTGGGCGACGGCAGCCAATGGGGTATCCGGCTCAGCTACGCGGAACAAACCCGACCCGCCGGTCTCGCGGACGCGTTCATTGTCGGTGCCGACTTCATCGGAAACGATCGCGTAGCGATGGTGCTTGGAGACAATATTTTCTTCGGCGACGGCCTGAGCGAATTGCTTGCCAGGGCAGCAGGTCGCGAAGAAGGCGCAACGGTTTTTGCCTATCACGTGCGAGACCCAGAACGATATGGCGTGGTCGCGTTTGATGAAGCGGACCGCCCGGTGTCGATCGAGGAGAAGCCCAAACGGCCGGCTTCGAACTGGGCGATCACGGGGCTGTATTTTTTCGACAACCGCGTCGTTCGCTACGCTCGCCGCGTCGAGCCATCGGCGCGCGGCGAGCTCGAGATTACCGATCTTCAGATGCGTTACCTTTCGGCCAATGCGCTCCACGTTGAACGCATGGGGCGGGGATTTGCGTGGCTGGATACCGGCACGGTCGAATCTCTCATCGATGCAGGGACGTTCGTGCAGACCTTGGAAAAGCGACAGGGAATGAAGATTGCCTGCCTCGAGGAGGTCGCGTTCAGGCTCGGCTTCATCAATCGCGATCAACTTCTTGCGCTGGCGCAACCGCTGGAGAAGAGCGGCTACGGCAAATATCTCAGCGAAATCATGCGACTGCCGCAATTCGTCCCGCGCTAG
- a CDS encoding DUF4082 domain-containing protein, with protein sequence MANEAAQKSQSVSTPGATHWVHPTDGAWNVATNWSAGLPGIIDAAFLDAAGTYVVTSSAGVDIGSLVLDAGATLSLGAGSPFVVEGDVLNNGTVEVGAFLGNRITTGEFRGDVSGTGSFEIADKAILEIGGSVSGQFLNGSFSGITVSFETGTGTLVLDQSANFAGLITASSPGAALSPGNLVDLRDLPFTSSMSATVSYDSSSNISTVDFSNGAANVTLLFSGMDLNWNFKSDGLGGTIVSDPPTNPTVLENQKPGTPRSVWEIQPGDNSTLTQGFATAISTNVGGTVQFKINNLTGNPNYRVDVYRLGYYGGNGARLVTSLQHQAAAAVVQPAPLRDASTGLVDAGNWSVTDSWSVPTDAASGVYIANVINGTEIFQIPFIIRNDASHSDIVLQTSDQDWQAYNGWGGANLYFGNGPGINGSAYAVSYNRPLVTRDGTGTFSEGGDSPFTAEIAAIYWLEQNGYDVSYISGIDAATNGSLLLNHKVFMDAGHDEYWTEAQRANVEAAAHAGVNLAFLTANEIFWKTRLAPSIDGSATPNRTLISYKDTHANALIDPSGQATGNFSDPRFGAPLPSNQLTGTLFAVNAFRYDTITIPYPMTQLRFWRNTAVAQTPAGQTASLVPGLLGVEWDIAPDNGFRPAGLVSVSSSTINVDGKYLLDYGNTFGAGTATHNLVLHRDPVSGALIFSAGSINWPWALASDHDGPATPVDPNVQQAMVNLFADMGVQPATLQASLTAAIRSTDAAAPNSSITNLSAATVVEGQSITVTGTASDAGGKIAGVEISTDGGTTWHPTNSNVGATNVTWSYTFVTGAQGTYGLKTRAVDDSLNLETPGAGTTYTVTPSSNLTLFSPTDTPAVISNSDSGAVEVGVKFIPAVSGKITGIRFYKASDNTGTHIGDLWTTNGTLLGSATFSNETASGWQQVDFATPVNVQAGVTYVASYHTNTGHYSSTDYYFIDYDGLTKGALTVPGSSLNGVYAYGSSPVFPSNVSYVKAANYWVDVVFSDSGLTSPQAHEDSGFTVSQNGVLNIPASTLLANDTNPSGLAFSITSVGNPANGSVSYNSQNQTVTFTPSAGYAGAASFTYTITDTSGQSGSGQVSLKVNYPASAQSLFGTNDAPSAPNSGDTSPIEVGVKFTASVSGTITGLRFYKGSLNTGPHIANLWSSTGALLATATFTNETASGWQQVSFSNPVAITAGATYVASYHTNGNYSGTQNYFVTSLANGQLTAPAGANGVYSYGSGSAFPTNTYKSSNYWVDVVFNGSSSTSVPQANADGGFTVSQNGVLNIQASALLANDTNPSGLAFSLTSVGNPANGSVSYNSQNQTVTFTPTAGYAGAASFTYTITDTSGQSGSGQVSLKVNYPVSAQSLFGTTDAPSVPNSGDTSPVEVGVKFTASVNGTITGLRFYKGSLNTGPHIADLWSSTGTLLATATFTNETASGWQQVNFSNPVATTAGATYVASYHTNGNYSGTQNYFATSLTNGQLTAPAGSNGVYAYGSGSTFPTNTFKSSNYWVDVVFNGSAASNNTPPTAVADSADAIEKGGMNNSTGGSPATGNVLANDTDPDSGDTKTVTAFSFGTTSGTFQTPLAGAHGTLLLTASGAFTYTVNENDQAVQALRQSTNTLTDVFSYTMRDAVGAASSATLTVTIHGANDAPVLAIQTSNQAVTVGSAFSLTLPAGTFTDVDAGDSLTYSATAGSSGLPGWLTFTPSTRTFTGTPTSADVGTISVTVSAADLGNLTSSETFNIAVSAVPSTVSLFSSTDTPAIRSGSDTSQVNLGMQFTSSVAGTITGIKYYKSANDPGTHTGSLWSSTGALLATATFTNESSSGWQTVTFSNPVSITAGTTYVASYHSNGHYASTTSYFTAARTNGPLTAPANVNGLYTYGTSNLFPTSTYNATNYWVDVVFNSSSGGPNRSPVAANDSGFDATQNVPFGIPASALLANDTDPDGNTLTITGASGGVNGVASYNAQSNSVVFTPTTGYTGPASFNYSISDGQGGSASASVALDVNAASSTAVRLFSASQEPSIVAANDPKSVELGVKFQTSTPGDIIGVRFYKGPTNTGTHVADLWSSTGTLLATAVFTNETADGWQQVNFATPVTIMPGTTYVASYHTAGNYAADPGLLANAITNGPLTAPSSGSIGGNGVFAYGTDSLFPTNTYNSTSYGVDVVFRPQLAA encoded by the coding sequence GTGGCGAACGAAGCGGCGCAGAAATCTCAATCGGTTTCCACTCCTGGCGCCACTCACTGGGTCCATCCGACTGACGGAGCCTGGAATGTCGCAACGAATTGGAGCGCCGGGCTTCCGGGGATCATCGATGCCGCGTTCCTCGATGCAGCAGGAACGTATGTCGTCACGAGCTCGGCCGGTGTCGACATTGGGAGCCTGGTCCTCGATGCAGGTGCGACGCTTTCGTTGGGGGCCGGCTCGCCGTTTGTCGTCGAAGGCGATGTGCTGAACAATGGGACAGTCGAGGTTGGAGCGTTCCTTGGCAATCGCATTACGACCGGGGAGTTTAGGGGTGACGTCAGCGGTACTGGATCTTTCGAGATTGCAGACAAGGCGATCCTGGAGATCGGAGGGTCGGTTTCCGGCCAGTTCCTGAATGGATCGTTCTCCGGCATAACCGTGTCGTTCGAAACGGGAACTGGTACGCTTGTCCTCGATCAGTCGGCCAACTTCGCCGGGTTGATCACAGCTTCATCGCCGGGAGCAGCGCTTTCGCCGGGGAATCTAGTCGACCTGAGGGATCTGCCCTTCACATCGTCGATGTCGGCGACCGTCTCCTACGATAGTAGCTCGAATATCAGCACGGTGGATTTCAGCAACGGTGCGGCCAATGTCACCTTGCTGTTCTCAGGGATGGACTTGAACTGGAATTTCAAGAGCGATGGGCTGGGCGGCACCATCGTCTCCGATCCTCCGACGAATCCCACCGTATTGGAAAACCAGAAGCCAGGCACGCCGAGAAGTGTTTGGGAGATCCAGCCGGGCGACAATTCGACTCTGACCCAGGGGTTTGCGACAGCAATCAGCACCAATGTCGGGGGGACGGTCCAATTCAAGATCAACAACCTGACCGGAAATCCGAATTATCGCGTCGATGTTTACCGGCTGGGCTATTACGGTGGCAATGGTGCCAGACTGGTTACGAGCCTGCAGCATCAGGCTGCAGCCGCGGTCGTCCAACCCGCTCCCTTAAGGGACGCGTCGACCGGTCTCGTAGATGCAGGCAACTGGAGTGTAACCGATTCCTGGAGCGTGCCAACCGATGCCGCCTCGGGCGTCTACATCGCCAACGTCATCAACGGTACCGAGATTTTCCAGATTCCATTCATCATAAGGAACGATGCTTCGCACAGCGACATCGTCCTGCAGACAAGTGATCAGGATTGGCAAGCCTACAACGGTTGGGGAGGGGCCAACCTGTATTTCGGGAACGGCCCCGGCATCAATGGATCGGCCTACGCGGTCAGTTACAATCGCCCCCTCGTGACGCGCGACGGCACCGGAACCTTCTCCGAGGGGGGAGATTCCCCCTTCACGGCTGAGATCGCGGCCATCTATTGGCTCGAGCAGAACGGGTACGATGTCTCTTACATTTCTGGGATAGATGCTGCGACAAACGGCTCGTTATTGCTCAATCACAAAGTCTTCATGGACGCGGGGCATGACGAGTATTGGACCGAAGCTCAGCGCGCCAACGTAGAGGCCGCAGCGCACGCCGGCGTGAACCTTGCGTTTCTCACAGCCAACGAGATCTTTTGGAAAACGAGGTTAGCGCCCAGCATCGATGGCAGCGCGACACCCAATCGCACGCTCATTAGCTACAAGGATACGCACGCAAATGCGCTGATTGATCCGTCAGGACAGGCGACCGGAAACTTTTCCGACCCGCGGTTCGGGGCTCCTCTTCCCTCGAATCAGCTGACCGGCACATTGTTCGCGGTCAACGCGTTTCGGTACGATACGATCACGATACCGTACCCGATGACCCAATTGCGCTTCTGGCGCAATACGGCCGTCGCGCAAACCCCAGCCGGGCAGACTGCCTCGCTCGTACCTGGCTTATTGGGCGTTGAGTGGGACATCGCGCCGGACAATGGATTCCGTCCAGCCGGGTTGGTCAGTGTCTCGTCTTCCACAATCAATGTGGACGGGAAGTATCTGCTTGACTACGGCAACACTTTCGGAGCGGGCACGGCGACCCACAATCTCGTGCTGCATCGTGATCCTGTCAGTGGTGCACTGATCTTCTCGGCCGGTTCTATCAACTGGCCATGGGCGCTTGCTAGCGACCACGACGGACCGGCGACGCCTGTTGATCCGAACGTTCAGCAGGCGATGGTTAATCTTTTCGCCGACATGGGGGTTCAGCCGGCGACGCTGCAGGCGAGCTTGACTGCCGCAATCCGGTCGACAGACGCTGCGGCGCCGAACTCCAGCATCACCAATCTTTCTGCCGCCACTGTTGTCGAGGGGCAGTCGATCACGGTGACGGGGACGGCCAGCGACGCGGGTGGAAAGATTGCCGGCGTCGAAATTTCCACGGATGGTGGAACAACCTGGCACCCAACCAACAGCAATGTTGGCGCGACGAACGTGACGTGGTCATATACGTTCGTCACAGGCGCGCAGGGGACATATGGTCTCAAGACCAGGGCGGTCGACGACAGCTTGAACCTGGAAACACCTGGTGCGGGCACGACCTACACGGTCACGCCATCTTCCAACCTGACACTCTTCAGTCCGACTGATACGCCTGCGGTGATCTCAAACAGCGATTCCGGAGCAGTCGAGGTCGGCGTCAAATTCATCCCCGCTGTGTCGGGCAAGATCACCGGCATACGTTTCTACAAGGCGTCTGATAATACCGGAACTCACATCGGTGACCTCTGGACCACCAACGGGACGCTGCTTGGGAGCGCCACGTTTAGCAACGAAACAGCGAGCGGCTGGCAGCAGGTTGATTTCGCGACTCCTGTCAATGTGCAGGCGGGCGTCACGTATGTCGCTTCCTATCACACGAACACTGGCCACTATTCGTCGACCGACTACTACTTCATCGACTACGACGGCCTGACGAAAGGTGCGCTCACCGTACCTGGTAGCAGCCTCAACGGCGTCTACGCCTATGGGAGTAGCCCCGTCTTCCCCAGCAACGTTTCCTATGTCAAGGCCGCGAATTACTGGGTCGACGTCGTTTTCAGCGATTCAGGCCTGACGTCGCCGCAAGCTCACGAAGACAGCGGCTTTACAGTCAGCCAAAATGGCGTGCTGAACATTCCGGCATCGACGCTGCTTGCGAACGACACCAACCCGTCCGGGCTCGCTTTCTCCATTACCAGTGTCGGTAACCCGGCCAACGGAAGCGTAAGCTACAATTCACAGAACCAGACGGTGACCTTTACTCCCAGCGCCGGTTATGCCGGGGCGGCCAGCTTTACCTACACGATCACGGACACGAGTGGCCAAAGCGGGTCCGGCCAGGTCTCGCTCAAGGTCAACTATCCGGCCTCTGCACAGAGCCTGTTCGGCACCAATGATGCACCGAGCGCGCCTAATTCCGGCGACACCAGTCCTATCGAGGTTGGCGTCAAGTTCACCGCATCCGTGAGCGGAACGATAACCGGCCTGCGATTTTACAAGGGATCGTTGAATACCGGTCCCCATATTGCGAATCTATGGAGCTCGACCGGAGCCCTGCTTGCGACTGCCACGTTCACCAACGAGACAGCCAGCGGCTGGCAACAGGTCAGTTTTTCCAATCCCGTCGCCATCACGGCAGGGGCAACCTACGTCGCCTCCTATCACACCAACGGCAACTATTCCGGCACTCAGAACTACTTCGTCACATCGCTTGCCAATGGCCAGTTGACGGCTCCGGCTGGCGCCAACGGAGTCTACAGCTACGGATCCGGAAGCGCGTTCCCGACCAACACGTACAAATCCTCCAATTACTGGGTCGATGTCGTCTTCAACGGCTCCTCCTCGACCAGCGTGCCGCAAGCCAACGCCGACGGCGGCTTCACGGTTAGCCAAAATGGTGTGCTGAACATCCAGGCATCAGCGCTGCTGGCGAACGATACCAACCCGTCCGGGCTGGCTTTCTCGCTTACCAGTGTCGGCAATCCAGCCAATGGAAGCGTAAGCTACAATTCGCAGAACCAGACTGTGACCTTTACCCCCACCGCTGGCTATGCCGGGGCGGCGAGCTTCACCTACACGATCACGGACACGAGCGGCCAGAGCGGGTCCGGCCAGGTCTCGCTCAAGGTCAACTATCCGGTCTCCGCACAGAGCCTGTTCGGTACCACTGATGCGCCAAGCGTCCCCAACTCCGGCGATACCAGCCCGGTCGAAGTCGGGGTCAAGTTCACCGCATCGGTGAATGGGACAATAACCGGCCTGCGGTTCTACAAGGGATCATTGAATACGGGTCCCCATATCGCCGATCTCTGGAGCTCGACCGGAACCCTGCTTGCAACTGCCACGTTCACGAACGAGACAGCCAGCGGCTGGCAGCAGGTCAACTTCTCCAATCCCGTCGCCACCACGGCAGGCGCCACCTATGTCGCGTCCTACCACACCAATGGCAATTATTCCGGTACCCAGAACTATTTTGCGACGTCGCTTACCAACGGTCAGTTGACGGCTCCGGCTGGCAGCAACGGAGTCTATGCCTACGGATCCGGAAGCACGTTCCCGACGAATACATTCAAATCCTCCAACTACTGGGTCGATGTCGTCTTCAACGGCTCCGCCGCCAGCAACAATACCCCGCCAACCGCCGTTGCTGACAGCGCGGACGCCATCGAAAAGGGTGGCATGAACAACAGCACTGGCGGTTCGCCCGCGACCGGCAACGTGCTGGCCAACGACACCGATCCCGATTCTGGGGATACCAAGACCGTCACTGCATTCAGCTTTGGCACGACCAGTGGGACGTTCCAGACGCCTCTCGCGGGCGCGCACGGCACGCTCTTGCTCACTGCCTCGGGTGCTTTCACCTATACGGTGAACGAGAACGATCAGGCCGTGCAGGCCTTGCGGCAGTCGACCAATACGCTGACCGATGTCTTCAGCTATACGATGCGGGACGCCGTGGGCGCCGCCTCATCGGCCACGCTTACTGTCACCATTCATGGTGCCAACGACGCGCCGGTACTGGCGATCCAGACTAGCAACCAGGCCGTGACCGTTGGTTCGGCGTTTTCGCTAACGTTACCCGCCGGCACCTTTACCGATGTCGATGCCGGGGACTCGCTCACCTACAGCGCAACCGCTGGCAGTTCAGGGCTTCCGGGCTGGCTCACGTTCACTCCATCGACCCGAACCTTTACCGGCACGCCGACGTCCGCGGACGTTGGCACGATCAGCGTCACGGTGTCCGCTGCCGATCTCGGCAACCTCACGAGCAGCGAGACATTCAATATCGCAGTTTCGGCGGTTCCTTCGACCGTGAGTCTATTCTCGAGCACCGATACTCCGGCGATCCGATCGGGGTCGGACACTTCCCAAGTCAACCTCGGGATGCAATTCACGTCGTCCGTCGCAGGCACGATTACCGGCATCAAATACTACAAGAGCGCGAATGACCCCGGAACCCATACGGGCTCGTTGTGGAGCAGTACCGGCGCGCTACTGGCGACCGCGACTTTCACCAACGAGAGCAGCAGTGGTTGGCAGACAGTCACGTTCAGCAATCCGGTGTCCATCACAGCCGGCACCACCTACGTCGCAAGCTATCACAGCAACGGCCACTACGCCTCCACCACCAGCTACTTCACTGCCGCTCGCACCAATGGGCCGCTCACGGCTCCCGCGAACGTCAACGGCCTTTATACCTATGGAACGAGCAATCTGTTCCCAACCAGTACCTATAACGCGACCAATTACTGGGTTGACGTCGTGTTCAACAGCTCCAGCGGCGGCCCCAACCGGTCACCCGTCGCCGCGAACGACAGCGGCTTCGACGCCACGCAGAACGTGCCCTTCGGGATTCCGGCCTCGGCACTGCTCGCCAACGATACCGATCCGGACGGCAATACGCTTACGATCACGGGCGCGAGCGGCGGTGTGAACGGCGTCGCCAGCTACAACGCCCAAAGTAACAGTGTGGTCTTCACACCGACGACCGGCTACACGGGGCCGGCGTCGTTCAACTACAGCATCTCCGACGGCCAAGGTGGCTCCGCCAGCGCATCCGTCGCCCTCGATGTGAATGCTGCGTCTTCAACGGCTGTGCGCCTGTTTAGCGCAAGTCAGGAGCCTAGCATTGTGGCGGCCAATGATCCTAAGTCTGTGGAGCTGGGCGTCAAATTCCAGACGTCGACCCCGGGCGATATCATCGGCGTTCGCTTCTACAAGGGGCCAACCAACACGGGCACTCACGTTGCAGATCTCTGGAGCAGCACCGGGACTTTGCTGGCAACTGCGGTCTTTACCAACGAGACGGCCGACGGCTGGCAGCAGGTCAATTTCGCCACGCCCGTGACGATCATGCCGGGAACCACCTATGTCGCCTCCTATCACACCGCCGGGAACTACGCGGCCGATCCAGGCCTGCTCGCCAATGCAATTACCAACGGACCTCTGACGGCCCCATCCTCGGGCTCGATCGGCGGCAACGGTGTGTTTGCGTACGGGACAGATAGCCTATTCCCGACCAACACCTACAACTCAACGAGCTATGGCGTTGATGTTGTTTTCAGGCCTCAGCTAGCAGCATAG
- the rfbD gene encoding dTDP-4-dehydrorhamnose reductase: MTDRPILFAGRNGQLAMCLRDLATVRGLPAVALGRPELDLENREGIDKLIASIGPSAIINTAAYTAVDQAESEAARAFSINRDGAAALADVAWQLNIPLIHLSTDYVFDGAKPDAYDESDIPAPLNVYGASKLAGEAAVLAAHPLATVIRCSWLYSPYGSNFVRTMLRLCETQQVVRVVSDQHGNPTYAFDLADAVLRIAQRSVTDDRRATAGIFHLGGQGEASWHDFAQAIFHECSRRGARIRALEAITTEQFPTAARRPRNSRLDSSKAERVFGIRLAPWRHSLQACLDQLVGEGETDAEGNRAGWRQRNAPLSDHARGQQAVAPDL; the protein is encoded by the coding sequence ATGACAGATCGACCAATCCTCTTTGCTGGACGGAATGGTCAGCTGGCAATGTGCCTTCGTGATCTTGCCACAGTGCGCGGCTTGCCTGCGGTGGCTCTCGGGCGCCCAGAACTCGATCTAGAGAACCGGGAAGGGATCGACAAGCTCATTGCGTCGATCGGGCCGTCTGCAATCATCAACACGGCCGCCTATACGGCGGTAGATCAGGCCGAATCTGAAGCAGCGAGGGCCTTCAGCATCAATCGTGATGGCGCGGCCGCGCTGGCGGATGTCGCGTGGCAACTGAACATTCCGCTCATCCATCTGTCGACCGACTATGTCTTCGACGGTGCGAAACCGGATGCGTACGACGAAAGCGACATTCCAGCGCCGTTGAACGTCTACGGCGCTTCCAAGCTTGCCGGGGAGGCTGCTGTATTGGCAGCGCACCCGCTCGCGACCGTGATCAGATGCTCCTGGCTTTACAGTCCCTATGGCAGCAACTTCGTCCGAACGATGCTGCGGCTATGCGAGACGCAGCAGGTCGTAAGGGTTGTCAGTGACCAGCATGGTAACCCGACTTACGCGTTCGACCTTGCAGACGCCGTCCTCCGGATCGCACAACGGTCAGTAACGGACGATCGCAGGGCCACGGCCGGCATCTTTCATCTCGGTGGCCAAGGCGAGGCAAGCTGGCACGATTTTGCGCAGGCAATCTTCCACGAGTGTTCCCGTCGCGGTGCCCGGATTCGGGCGCTCGAGGCGATCACGACCGAGCAATTTCCGACCGCTGCGCGTCGACCTCGGAACTCGCGCCTTGACTCATCCAAGGCCGAACGCGTGTTCGGGATTCGCTTGGCGCCTTGGCGCCATTCACTTCAAGCTTGTCTGGACCAGCTGGTCGGAGAAGGAGAAACCGATGCTGAAGGGAATCGTGCTGGCTGGCGGCAGCGGAACGCGCCTCTATCCGATCACGCGCGTGGTCAGCAAGCAGTTGCTCCCGATCTATGA